In Paeniglutamicibacter kerguelensis, one genomic interval encodes:
- a CDS encoding pyrimidine reductase family protein: MQRLYPGHLADPDDGQLLGFYAPPPGTAPFVRFNFVASIDGAATQGGLSGALGSAGDKRVFSLLRRFADVILVGAGTIRAEGYEGELLDLDSRAWRLARGMAERPVLAIVSGRLDLDENSELFVQNPGKILVLTSSTADPAKEAALDRVAEVVRCPLPGSAVDPLWIREVLSARGHRVTHSEGGPHLLGAFQAAGAVDSLCLTTAPLMAGGDAGRISTGVTGSELHRLALHTLLEEDGNLLAEYRRVP; the protein is encoded by the coding sequence ATGCAGCGGCTGTACCCGGGCCACCTCGCGGACCCCGACGACGGGCAGCTGCTCGGCTTCTACGCGCCCCCGCCCGGCACCGCACCCTTTGTCCGCTTCAACTTCGTTGCCTCGATCGACGGGGCCGCCACCCAGGGCGGGCTTTCCGGGGCTCTGGGCTCGGCCGGGGACAAGCGCGTGTTTTCGCTGCTGCGCAGGTTTGCCGACGTGATCCTGGTGGGAGCGGGCACCATCCGCGCCGAGGGCTACGAGGGCGAGCTGCTCGATTTGGACTCGCGCGCCTGGCGGCTGGCCCGGGGCATGGCCGAGCGCCCCGTGCTGGCGATTGTCAGCGGGCGGCTGGACCTGGACGAGAACTCGGAACTCTTCGTGCAGAACCCTGGGAAGATCCTCGTCCTGACCTCCTCCACCGCCGACCCGGCCAAGGAAGCCGCCCTGGACCGGGTTGCCGAGGTGGTGCGTTGCCCGCTTCCGGGGTCCGCGGTCGATCCGCTGTGGATCCGTGAGGTTCTGTCCGCCCGCGGCCACCGCGTCACCCATTCGGAGGGCGGCCCGCACCTGCTGGGCGCCTTCCAGGCGGCAGGGGCGGTCGACAGTCTCTGCCTCACCACGGCCCCGCTCATGGCCGGCGGGGACGCCGGTCGCATCAGCACCGGCGTCACGGGAAGCGAATTGCACCGGCTCGCCCTGCACACGCTGCTGGAGGAAGACGGGAACCTGCTGGCCGAATACCGAAGGGTCCCCTGA
- a CDS encoding diacylglycerol/lipid kinase family protein: protein MRALVVVGGDGMVHLGFNAVATTNTPLGVVPAGTGNDFARMLGLDPRVPEIAVERIARALGTAPRAVDAALVSGAFGSRYVAGVFSAGFDAVVNKRANAMSWPRGAQRYNLALLRELFAFKPRRYTLRIDRGAEERLEAMLVSVANAQFIGGGMRIVPQASITDGLLDLVVIAPLGKLRFLGIFPSVFSGKHITHPAVRIEQVRSITLQAADTRGFGDGEAVGVLPVEITAAPGVVKLLF from the coding sequence GTGCGCGCACTGGTTGTCGTGGGCGGGGACGGCATGGTGCACCTTGGATTCAACGCGGTGGCCACAACAAACACGCCGCTGGGCGTGGTGCCGGCGGGAACCGGAAACGACTTTGCGCGAATGCTCGGCCTGGACCCCAGGGTGCCGGAAATTGCCGTCGAACGCATTGCCCGCGCCCTGGGAACGGCTCCGCGGGCCGTCGACGCCGCTCTGGTGAGCGGTGCCTTTGGCAGCAGGTACGTGGCAGGCGTGTTCAGCGCCGGCTTCGACGCGGTGGTCAACAAGCGGGCCAACGCGATGAGCTGGCCGCGCGGCGCCCAACGCTACAACCTGGCGCTGCTGCGTGAACTTTTTGCCTTCAAGCCGCGCCGGTACACGCTGCGCATCGACCGGGGTGCCGAGGAGCGCCTTGAAGCGATGCTGGTTTCGGTGGCCAACGCGCAATTCATCGGCGGTGGCATGCGCATTGTGCCGCAGGCAAGCATCACGGACGGGCTGCTTGACCTGGTGGTGATTGCCCCGTTGGGCAAGCTGCGGTTCCTGGGGATCTTCCCGTCGGTCTTTTCCGGAAAGCACATCACCCACCCGGCGGTCCGCATCGAACAGGTCCGCAGCATCACGCTGCAGGCCGCGGACACGCGCGGATTTGGCGACGGGGAGGCAGTCGGTGTCCTGCCCGTGGAAATCACGGCGGCCCCGGGGGTCGTCAAGCTGTTGTTCTAG
- a CDS encoding J domain-containing protein, translating to MAQRRTHYEVLGIARTASATEIKTAYRKAARVTHPDHGGNAEDFGAVTLAYETLIDPAARERYDRSYGTESSYLRGKAPSAGGYGSAGPSGGPSVRFESNAPRSSASDPTVFVPPLLESPASPLDRAKSIQQIHGAPRKRGIFGAQARMAREARTIQLLSRQLLPALPSTRLVNGLHAPGGGYIDHALLCGYRLAIVHSMLLPKGVYRWDGSSLFRGGKHIDPPRIAPSVHQMQALFPELNVTGWTVIHSPDGNLHEPVIDYARGGEPGPTSTSNVINAINLVRELKMFLGTGPAPNLVDRSVLSRLLGGMY from the coding sequence GTGGCCCAGCGTCGAACCCACTACGAGGTCCTGGGGATCGCGCGCACCGCCAGCGCCACGGAGATCAAGACGGCCTACCGCAAGGCCGCCCGGGTGACGCACCCGGACCACGGCGGGAATGCGGAGGACTTCGGCGCCGTCACGCTCGCCTACGAGACCCTGATCGACCCGGCGGCACGTGAACGCTACGACCGCAGCTACGGCACCGAGTCGAGCTACCTGCGCGGCAAGGCCCCCTCCGCGGGCGGCTACGGGTCGGCGGGTCCAAGCGGCGGCCCCTCGGTGCGCTTCGAGTCCAACGCCCCGCGTTCCTCGGCCTCGGACCCCACGGTTTTCGTTCCGCCGCTGCTGGAATCGCCGGCCTCGCCCCTCGACCGGGCCAAGTCCATCCAGCAGATCCACGGGGCCCCCCGCAAGCGCGGCATCTTCGGCGCCCAGGCGCGGATGGCCCGCGAGGCGCGGACCATCCAGCTGCTCTCGCGCCAGCTGCTTCCGGCGCTGCCCTCCACGCGGCTTGTCAACGGGCTGCACGCCCCGGGCGGCGGCTACATCGACCACGCCCTGCTGTGCGGCTACCGTTTGGCCATCGTGCATTCGATGCTGCTGCCCAAGGGCGTGTACAGGTGGGACGGTTCCTCGCTGTTCCGCGGCGGCAAGCACATCGACCCCCCGCGCATCGCACCGTCCGTTCACCAGATGCAGGCCCTGTTCCCGGAGCTGAACGTCACCGGGTGGACCGTGATCCACTCCCCCGACGGCAACCTGCACGAGCCCGTCATCGACTACGCCCGCGGCGGGGAACCCGGCCCGACCAGCACCTCCAACGTCATCAACGCCATAAACCTGGTGCGCGAACTGAAAATGTTCCTAGGCACCGGCCCCGCACCGAACCTCGTTGACCGTTCGGTGCTCTCCCGGCTGCTCGGCGGCATGTACTAG
- a CDS encoding tRNA (cytidine(34)-2'-O)-methyltransferase, with amino-acid sequence MFRILFYTPEIPGNTGNAIRLAAVTGAELHLVEPLGFDFEDSKLRRAGLDYHDLAVVTVHKDLESAWAALAPERVFAFTSEGETLYTDIAYQPGDVLLFGPESVGLPAEVKVDPHVTATVRLPMLEARRSLNLANSASIAIYEAWRQHGFAAATAK; translated from the coding sequence GTGTTTCGAATCCTCTTCTACACCCCCGAAATTCCCGGCAACACCGGCAACGCCATCCGCCTCGCCGCGGTGACCGGCGCCGAACTGCACCTGGTGGAGCCGCTGGGCTTCGACTTCGAGGACTCCAAGCTGCGCCGGGCCGGCCTTGACTACCACGACCTCGCGGTGGTGACAGTGCACAAGGACCTCGAGTCCGCCTGGGCGGCGCTGGCCCCCGAACGCGTGTTTGCCTTCACATCCGAGGGCGAGACCCTGTACACCGACATCGCCTACCAGCCCGGCGACGTCCTGCTCTTCGGCCCCGAGTCAGTCGGCCTGCCCGCGGAGGTCAAGGTCGACCCGCACGTCACCGCAACCGTGCGTTTGCCCATGTTGGAGGCCCGTCGCTCGCTGAACCTGGCCAATTCGGCCTCGATCGCCATCTACGAGGCCTGGCGCCAGCACGGCTTCGCCGCGGCAACCGCCAAATAG
- a CDS encoding anti-sigma factor domain-containing protein, which translates to MSGTDPVYPGHRDDENDDDLGMDLVDQVSTDAENTRRPLKKWVFVVAGLAVILIGVVILLANLMPKNYVAQVDGAKDKVVVQADLEGGGHAVLSTSAKADAGSVALTALPRIDGTERYTVWLIEAESDRATRLATIDAGAESATEGFNGMATVGSVMLTVEPAEGSTSPSTEPLVVLETPAAK; encoded by the coding sequence ATGAGCGGCACCGATCCTGTGTACCCCGGGCATCGTGACGATGAGAACGACGACGACCTCGGCATGGATCTGGTGGACCAGGTTTCCACCGACGCGGAAAACACGCGCAGGCCACTGAAGAAGTGGGTCTTCGTCGTGGCAGGCCTGGCCGTCATCCTCATCGGCGTCGTGATCCTGCTGGCGAACCTGATGCCCAAGAACTACGTGGCACAGGTCGATGGCGCGAAGGACAAGGTCGTGGTCCAGGCGGACCTGGAAGGCGGCGGACACGCCGTGCTTAGCACCTCCGCCAAGGCCGATGCCGGATCCGTCGCGTTGACCGCCTTGCCGCGCATCGACGGCACCGAACGCTACACGGTCTGGCTCATCGAGGCCGAGTCCGACCGCGCCACCCGCCTGGCAACCATCGACGCCGGCGCCGAGTCGGCCACCGAGGGCTTCAACGGCATGGCCACGGTCGGCTCGGTGATGCTCACCGTGGAACCGGCCGAAGGCAGCACCAGCCCGTCCACGGAGCCCCTCGTGGTGCTGGAAACCCCCGCCGCCAAGTAG
- a CDS encoding MerR family transcriptional regulator codes for MRHNQPAEYGISQLARDSGISARTLRHYDAIGLLAPAFTATNGYRFYGQPEVLRLQRILLLKELGLSLETIAAVIDGQEDELRTLALHARWLDAERDRLAAMAASVRATIAHLQSGEDMNPEAAFNGFAPNPYEAEARTRWGNQAVEDGNKRLRALGPEGQARLLAEHESIADELFAALGAGLGPEDNTVQSVIARHHAWVCHSWTPTAEAYAGLGEMYVADDRFTASYDAPKHGTPRPGVAELLAASIAHYVAASPERFGD; via the coding sequence ATGAGGCACAATCAACCGGCCGAATACGGCATCTCACAGCTGGCCAGGGACTCGGGCATCAGCGCCCGGACCCTGCGCCACTACGACGCCATCGGCCTGCTCGCCCCCGCCTTCACCGCCACCAACGGATACCGTTTCTACGGGCAACCCGAGGTGCTGCGCCTGCAGCGCATCCTGCTACTGAAGGAACTGGGGCTGTCCCTGGAGACCATCGCCGCGGTGATCGACGGGCAGGAAGACGAGCTGCGGACCCTGGCGCTGCATGCCAGGTGGTTGGATGCCGAACGCGACAGGCTCGCCGCCATGGCGGCAAGCGTGCGTGCAACCATCGCACACCTTCAGTCAGGAGAAGACATGAACCCCGAAGCGGCCTTCAACGGCTTCGCGCCCAACCCCTACGAGGCCGAGGCGCGGACGCGCTGGGGCAACCAGGCGGTCGAGGACGGCAACAAGCGGCTGCGCGCGCTGGGCCCCGAGGGCCAGGCGCGGCTGCTGGCCGAACACGAATCGATCGCCGACGAGCTTTTCGCGGCGCTGGGTGCCGGCCTGGGCCCGGAGGACAACACCGTGCAGTCGGTCATCGCCCGCCACCACGCCTGGGTCTGCCACAGCTGGACCCCCACCGCCGAAGCCTATGCGGGCCTCGGAGAAATGTATGTGGCCGATGACCGCTTCACGGCGTCCTACGACGCGCCGAAGCACGGCACGCCGCGCCCAGGCGTCGCGGAGCTGCTGGCCGCGTCCATCGCGCATTACGTTGCGGCATCCCCGGAGCGTTTCGGGGACTAG
- a CDS encoding PIG-L deacetylase family protein, translating into MAVFDPALRPVRRVLCFGAHPDDLDFGASGTVAAWTAAGVHVEYCIMTDGDAGGFDDRTAEEITEMRHAEQRAAAALVGVHTVHFMGERDGFLEPTHAVMKQVVELIRTVRPDVVLAMHPERNWARIQRSHPDHLACGEAVTRAIYPAVENPFSYPELEAAGLAAYKLPWLWLYGSPTERENHAVDITSVFELKLEALRQHLSQHPDVPAMERYVRTQCLAKGREYGMKDGALAEAFHVVAVNAADTIAGF; encoded by the coding sequence ATGGCTGTTTTTGACCCGGCGCTCCGTCCGGTCCGGCGGGTGCTCTGCTTCGGCGCGCACCCTGACGACCTGGACTTCGGCGCCTCCGGGACCGTGGCCGCGTGGACCGCGGCGGGCGTGCACGTCGAGTACTGCATCATGACCGACGGCGACGCCGGCGGCTTCGACGACCGCACCGCGGAGGAAATCACCGAGATGCGCCACGCCGAACAGCGTGCCGCGGCCGCCCTGGTGGGCGTGCACACGGTGCACTTCATGGGCGAGCGTGACGGCTTCCTGGAGCCCACCCACGCGGTGATGAAGCAGGTCGTCGAGCTGATCCGCACCGTGCGCCCCGACGTGGTGCTGGCCATGCACCCGGAGCGGAACTGGGCGCGCATCCAGCGCTCGCACCCGGACCACCTGGCCTGCGGCGAGGCGGTGACCCGGGCGATCTACCCGGCGGTGGAGAACCCGTTCTCCTACCCGGAGCTCGAGGCCGCCGGGCTGGCCGCCTACAAGCTGCCCTGGCTGTGGCTGTACGGCTCGCCGACCGAGCGCGAGAACCACGCGGTGGACATCACTTCGGTCTTCGAGCTCAAGCTCGAGGCGCTGCGCCAGCACCTGAGCCAGCACCCGGATGTCCCGGCGATGGAACGCTACGTGCGGACCCAGTGCCTGGCCAAGGGCAGGGAATACGGCATGAAGGACGGCGCGCTGGCCGAGGCCTTCCACGTGGTGGCCGTCAACGCGGCCGACACCATCGCGGGGTTCTGA
- a CDS encoding electron transfer flavoprotein subunit alpha/FixB family protein, producing the protein MPNILVYIQAPAAVPTKSQREMLTLASRLGEVRVVLGAPTDETALAALTAWGANGFYAAGASCALVAPDAALLAAAAKDSDAALVLLPNDIQGREVAARAGIKLDAGVITDAIDVDADLVVSKTVLAGSYTVRVKATRGPALVTVKPNSVELPAGEPAAASAAPVQVLEFGEVGPAATVAGTVQRTASGRPDLNEARFVVAGGRGVDGDFGPVEDLADALGAAIGASRAATDAGWIDHSAQIGQTGKTVSPQLYISAGISGAIQQKAGMQSSTYIVAVNKDPDAPVFEIADLGIVGDLATVLPQAAAEIRRRKG; encoded by the coding sequence ATGCCAAATATTCTTGTTTACATTCAGGCGCCGGCCGCAGTCCCGACCAAGTCGCAGCGGGAGATGCTGACCCTTGCCAGCAGGCTCGGCGAGGTCCGCGTGGTGCTCGGGGCACCGACCGACGAGACCGCGCTGGCGGCCCTCACCGCCTGGGGCGCCAACGGCTTCTACGCCGCCGGGGCCTCCTGTGCACTGGTCGCCCCCGACGCCGCACTGCTGGCCGCGGCCGCGAAGGACTCTGACGCCGCGCTGGTCCTGCTGCCCAACGACATCCAGGGCCGCGAGGTCGCGGCCCGCGCCGGCATCAAGCTCGACGCCGGTGTCATCACCGACGCCATCGACGTCGACGCCGACCTGGTGGTTAGCAAGACCGTGCTCGCCGGCAGCTACACCGTCCGCGTGAAGGCCACCCGCGGCCCGGCCCTGGTCACCGTGAAGCCAAACAGCGTCGAGCTGCCCGCCGGGGAGCCGGCGGCCGCTTCCGCCGCCCCGGTGCAGGTCCTGGAGTTCGGAGAGGTCGGCCCCGCGGCCACCGTCGCCGGCACCGTCCAGCGCACCGCCTCGGGCCGCCCGGACCTCAACGAGGCCCGCTTTGTGGTGGCCGGCGGCCGCGGCGTCGACGGCGACTTCGGACCGGTCGAGGACCTGGCCGATGCCCTGGGCGCCGCTATCGGCGCTTCCCGTGCGGCAACCGACGCGGGCTGGATAGACCACTCCGCGCAGATCGGGCAGACAGGCAAGACCGTTTCCCCGCAGCTGTACATTTCCGCGGGCATCTCCGGCGCCATCCAGCAGAAGGCCGGAATGCAGTCCTCCACCTACATCGTCGCGGTGAACAAGGACCCGGACGCCCCGGTGTTCGAGATCGCGGACCTGGGCATCGTGGGGGACCTGGCCACCGTGCTGCCGCAGGCCGCGGCCGAAATCCGCCGGCGCAAGGGCTAG
- a CDS encoding electron transfer flavoprotein subunit beta/FixA family protein: MSQLTGTPLRILVLVKHVPDVQFERHLGGAELRLDRKDSVLSELDEYAIEAALQLAESRGGAAAGNTVMALSMGPEAAANAVKKSLQMGATEGVHLCDDALAGSDAGATSLALAAAVKHLGAFDLIVTGMASTDAETSLVPAQLAERLGLAQLTQVAHVELAADSTTVRAVRETDNAALSLEAELPVLLSVTDQANEPRYPNFKGIMAAKKKTITVLSLAQIGVDAAQVGAAGSATAVLDAQARPARTAGTIITDSGNAGIELVDFLAAAKLI, encoded by the coding sequence ATGAGCCAGCTGACAGGCACGCCATTGAGGATCCTCGTACTCGTCAAACACGTACCGGACGTGCAATTCGAACGCCACCTGGGCGGCGCGGAGTTGCGCCTGGACCGCAAGGACTCGGTGCTCTCCGAACTTGACGAGTACGCGATCGAGGCGGCCCTGCAGCTGGCCGAATCGCGCGGCGGGGCGGCGGCGGGCAACACCGTCATGGCCCTGAGCATGGGCCCGGAGGCCGCGGCGAACGCCGTGAAGAAATCCCTGCAGATGGGCGCCACCGAGGGCGTGCACCTGTGCGACGACGCGCTGGCCGGGTCCGATGCCGGGGCCACCTCGCTGGCCCTCGCCGCGGCCGTGAAGCACCTTGGCGCGTTCGACCTCATCGTCACGGGCATGGCCTCCACCGATGCCGAGACCTCGCTGGTTCCCGCGCAGCTGGCCGAACGCCTGGGCCTGGCCCAGCTGACCCAGGTGGCACACGTCGAACTTGCCGCCGATTCCACGACGGTGCGTGCCGTGCGCGAAACCGACAACGCCGCACTGAGCCTCGAGGCCGAGCTGCCCGTGCTGCTCTCCGTCACCGACCAGGCCAACGAGCCGCGCTACCCGAACTTCAAGGGCATCATGGCGGCGAAGAAAAAGACCATCACCGTGCTGTCCCTCGCGCAAATCGGCGTCGACGCGGCGCAGGTCGGGGCCGCCGGCTCGGCCACCGCGGTGCTCGACGCGCAGGCGCGCCCGGCCCGCACCGCAGGCACCATCATCACCGACTCCGGCAACGCCGGCATCGAACTCGTCGACTTTCTTGCCGCAGCGAAGCTGATCTAG
- a CDS encoding S1C family serine protease translates to MSENQFEQPNSPENPEQASTPVPQRPMTPPAAPEQDPAVSKVDGAVEQTQALPRHTADAAPATPSLATPSAAAPAAGTAPAPAHAAVPGAQSPAHAPYGTPTHAEQASAFGVPSPVPPANRAAPKKFTAGVLVLGMVAAALVGAGSAVGANALMYPASSSASAGNNAPQSGLVINNPKNVTAVTAAAAKASPSVVTIDVSGSSSSGSGSGIILDAEGHILTNTHVVTLGGTTASPKIAVQMSDGKVYNATLVGTDPLSDLAVIKIEAQGLTPATLGTSGNLNVGDTAVAIGAPLGLSGTVTDGIISTLNRTISVASSAVPEQSEGTEPNNNGNQFNFQLPGAPQQQAPASQGSIYINVIQTDAAINHGNSGGALVDANGNIIGVNVAIASSGSGDSSASEGGSIGVGFAIPIDYAKRIAQDLIANGKATHGMLGVTVQAKPADVKDGNSSFSVGAQVKDVVPNSAGAKSGLKAGDIITGVGDRVISDSSSLTAAIREIPAGGQVTIHYTRNGQPASADATVGASTAS, encoded by the coding sequence ATGAGCGAGAACCAGTTTGAGCAGCCAAACTCCCCCGAGAACCCAGAGCAGGCAAGCACCCCCGTGCCGCAGCGCCCCATGACCCCTCCCGCCGCACCGGAGCAGGACCCCGCCGTGTCAAAGGTCGACGGGGCCGTGGAACAGACGCAGGCGCTGCCGCGGCACACCGCTGACGCCGCCCCGGCAACCCCGAGCTTGGCAACCCCGAGCGCGGCAGCACCCGCCGCCGGGACCGCCCCGGCGCCTGCCCACGCAGCCGTCCCGGGCGCCCAGTCGCCGGCACATGCCCCCTACGGCACCCCGACGCATGCGGAGCAGGCCTCGGCATTCGGCGTCCCCTCGCCGGTGCCGCCGGCCAACCGCGCCGCACCGAAGAAGTTCACCGCCGGGGTGCTGGTGCTGGGCATGGTCGCGGCGGCGCTGGTCGGCGCCGGCAGCGCCGTGGGCGCAAATGCCCTGATGTACCCCGCGTCCTCGTCGGCAAGCGCGGGAAACAACGCCCCGCAAAGCGGCCTGGTCATCAACAACCCGAAGAACGTCACCGCCGTCACCGCGGCGGCGGCCAAGGCAAGCCCGAGCGTCGTGACCATTGATGTGAGCGGCAGCAGCTCCTCGGGCTCCGGATCGGGCATCATCCTGGACGCCGAGGGGCACATCCTGACCAACACCCACGTGGTGACCTTGGGCGGAACCACGGCCAGCCCGAAGATCGCCGTGCAGATGTCCGACGGCAAGGTCTACAACGCCACCCTGGTGGGAACCGACCCGCTGTCGGACCTCGCCGTCATCAAGATCGAAGCGCAGGGCCTGACCCCGGCGACGCTGGGCACCTCCGGGAACCTGAACGTCGGCGACACCGCCGTGGCCATCGGCGCCCCGCTGGGCCTGAGCGGAACCGTCACCGACGGCATCATCTCCACGCTGAACCGCACGATCTCCGTGGCCTCCTCCGCGGTGCCGGAACAGAGCGAGGGAACCGAACCGAACAACAACGGCAACCAGTTCAACTTCCAGCTGCCCGGAGCCCCGCAGCAGCAGGCCCCGGCCTCCCAGGGATCGATCTACATCAACGTGATCCAGACCGACGCCGCCATCAACCACGGAAACTCCGGCGGCGCGCTGGTCGACGCCAACGGCAACATCATCGGCGTGAACGTGGCGATCGCCTCCTCCGGTTCGGGCGACAGCTCCGCAAGCGAAGGCGGTTCCATCGGTGTCGGCTTTGCGATCCCGATCGACTACGCCAAGCGCATCGCCCAGGACCTGATCGCCAACGGCAAGGCAACCCACGGAATGCTGGGCGTGACGGTGCAGGCCAAGCCAGCCGACGTGAAGGACGGCAACTCGTCGTTCAGCGTCGGCGCCCAGGTCAAGGACGTAGTTCCGAACAGCGCCGGCGCCAAGTCCGGGCTGAAGGCCGGCGACATCATCACCGGTGTCGGGGACCGGGTGATCTCCGACAGCAGCTCGCTGACCGCGGCAATCCGTGAGATCCCGGCCGGCGGCCAGGTGACGATTCATTACACCCGCAACGGGCAGCCGGCGTCGGCCGACGCCACGGTGGGCGCCTCCACGGCGTCATAA
- a CDS encoding TPM domain-containing protein yields the protein MKLLTRRLAQAAAAGILSVFILAPAASATDPVTIPPGQFVIDEADVLGASTAEVTDAITKMRTDTGQNLFVIYVDTFTNPTDPSAWVSQVAKTKGMGPSDSILAVAVESRQARLKSDNNGKIVEKDQEIYNKLVSPALAQDDWAGAALGAVKGITNVANGKSPTSNGSSAGWWVVGGVAVAGGATAWALTRRKKLSGGVPQVTVGPDGQPIDPLASLSVPELRTKAGSLLIAADDAIRSSEQEVGFAQAQFGDEAIKPFAADIETAKEHMSASFKLQQQLDDEIPDTEAEQRSWLGEIIRRCEAVNETLEQHSEEFASLRELEANAPAATASLKVRIEPLRQRVGTAKAEFDTLSARYADSALHQVNTNISESTDRIDFAHTAVLTAEAKIAEGSAAEAAVAIRAGEEAVHQAAVLLDAIEHTDSDLDNARADLESLVAASAQDLAQARALLANGSNPELAGSAASLESALSSVQAQVATGRIDPVALITEVTEGRGPLNEQLNQIRDQQERARRAAEQLQAAVRTAQMKIKGTDDFIRARRGGVGATARTRLAEAQRNLDEALRTASSDPASALAYAEQASALADQAARQAESDVNGFGGGGGFGGGRGGGNNGLGGAILGGILIDSILRGGSHGGGGGGLFGGGGFGGFGGDGGGGFGGGGGGGGGGFDGGGGGSSF from the coding sequence ATGAAGTTGTTGACCCGGCGGTTGGCTCAGGCCGCCGCTGCAGGAATCCTGTCCGTATTCATCTTAGCGCCCGCCGCATCCGCCACCGATCCGGTGACGATCCCCCCGGGCCAGTTTGTCATCGACGAGGCCGACGTGCTCGGCGCGTCCACGGCCGAGGTCACGGACGCCATTACCAAGATGCGCACCGACACCGGGCAGAACCTGTTCGTGATCTACGTCGACACCTTCACGAACCCGACCGATCCAAGCGCCTGGGTCAGCCAGGTGGCCAAGACCAAGGGCATGGGTCCCAGCGACTCGATCCTGGCTGTCGCGGTGGAGTCACGCCAGGCCCGCTTGAAGTCGGACAACAATGGCAAGATCGTCGAGAAGGACCAGGAGATCTACAACAAGCTCGTCAGCCCCGCGCTCGCGCAGGATGACTGGGCCGGCGCGGCCCTGGGCGCGGTCAAGGGCATCACGAACGTCGCCAACGGCAAATCCCCCACTTCCAACGGTTCCTCCGCCGGCTGGTGGGTCGTGGGCGGCGTTGCCGTAGCGGGCGGCGCCACCGCGTGGGCCCTGACGCGCCGCAAGAAGCTCTCCGGCGGCGTGCCCCAGGTGACGGTGGGGCCGGACGGCCAGCCGATCGACCCGCTGGCGTCCCTGAGCGTCCCGGAACTCCGCACCAAAGCCGGCAGTTTGCTCATCGCCGCGGACGATGCCATCCGCTCCAGCGAACAGGAAGTCGGCTTCGCCCAGGCGCAATTCGGCGACGAGGCCATCAAGCCGTTCGCCGCGGACATCGAAACCGCCAAGGAACACATGTCCGCGTCCTTCAAGCTGCAGCAGCAACTCGACGACGAAATCCCGGATACGGAAGCCGAACAGCGTTCCTGGCTTGGCGAGATCATCCGCCGCTGCGAGGCCGTGAACGAAACCCTGGAACAGCACAGCGAGGAGTTCGCCTCGTTACGCGAGCTCGAGGCCAACGCGCCCGCCGCCACCGCATCCCTGAAGGTACGCATCGAACCGCTGCGCCAGCGCGTTGGCACGGCCAAGGCGGAGTTCGACACCCTGTCCGCACGCTACGCCGACAGCGCCCTCCACCAGGTCAACACCAACATCTCCGAGTCCACCGACAGGATCGACTTCGCGCACACCGCGGTGCTGACCGCCGAGGCGAAGATTGCCGAGGGGTCAGCCGCCGAGGCGGCCGTGGCAATCCGCGCGGGCGAAGAAGCTGTGCACCAGGCAGCGGTGTTGCTCGATGCCATCGAGCACACCGACTCGGACCTGGACAACGCCCGCGCCGACCTCGAATCACTTGTCGCCGCTTCGGCCCAGGACCTCGCCCAGGCCCGCGCCCTGCTGGCCAACGGCAGCAACCCCGAACTTGCGGGTTCCGCTGCGTCCCTCGAATCGGCGCTGTCATCGGTCCAGGCCCAGGTCGCCACGGGACGGATCGACCCCGTCGCCCTGATCACCGAGGTCACCGAGGGACGCGGCCCGCTCAACGAGCAGCTCAACCAGATCCGCGACCAGCAGGAACGCGCACGCCGCGCCGCCGAACAGCTCCAGGCGGCGGTCCGCACCGCACAGATGAAGATCAAGGGCACCGACGACTTCATTCGCGCCCGCCGCGGCGGCGTGGGGGCAACGGCCCGCACGCGCTTGGCCGAGGCACAGCGCAACCTCGACGAGGCCCTACGCACGGCTTCCTCCGACCCGGCATCGGCCCTTGCCTATGCAGAACAGGCTTCCGCGCTGGCCGACCAGGCGGCACGCCAGGCCGAATCCGATGTCAACGGCTTCGGCGGGGGCGGCGGCTTCGGAGGCGGCCGCGGAGGCGGAAACAACGGACTCGGCGGCGCCATTCTCGGCGGCATCCTCATCGATTCGATCCTGCGCGGCGGCAGCCACGGCGGCGGCGGTGGCGGCCTCTTTGGCGGCGGCGGCTTCGGCGGCTTCGGCGGAGACGGCGGCGGTGGATTCGGCGGCGGAGGCGGCGGCGGAGGCGGCGGCTTCGATGGCGGCGGCGGCGGCAGCAGCTTCTAG